The sequence CGGTCGAACTGCTGAAAGCGAAAGGATACGAGCTGTTGTCCGGGAAGCAAAAAATCCCCGTAACGGTCGAGGCGGGAGGCTTGGTGATGTCCAGCCAGCTCTTCATCGACGCGATCGCAGCCAAAGACGATGAAACTTTTGTCGTCCGGATCGCCCGCCCCCGCAGGCCGCTGGAATGGACAGGCAGCGCGATCCGCGAGCATCTGCTGGTCTACAGCTTGATCTACGACGATATTGACGGCGTGCTTTATGTCGATCCCGCGGAAGGCCGCGTGACGCCGATCCGCTTCGAGTTGGAGCGATGACCTTGAAGGAGGAAAAACGTTTGAAAGGCAAACGCCACATGAAAATTCGGGAATTGGTCGCCCGGGGCGAGATCGAGACGCAGGAAGAGCTCGTCGAAGCTTTGGCCGAAGCGGGAATCGCCGCTACCCAAGCCACCGTCTCGCGCGACATCAAGGAGCTGCAGCTTGTCAAGGTTCCGCTTCCCGACGGCCGATACAAATACGCGCTGCCCGCCGATCCGAAGTTCAACCCGCACCAGAAGCTCAAGCGGGCGCTTATGGACAATTTCGTCCATATCGACCATACGGACAATTTGGTCGTATTAAAGTGTCTGCCCGGAACTGCAAACGCTATCGGCATGCTGCTGGACAACTCGCAATGGCCCGAGATTATGGGCACGATCTGCGGGGACGATACGATCCTGATTATTTGCCGCACCAAAAAACAGAGCAGTCAAACCGTGCAGAACATCCTGGAATTGATTCAATGACGCAGGGAGGAGCAAAGCTTCCATGCTTACGGAGTTGTACATACGCAACCTGGCGGTTATCGAAGAGGTCCGAATCTCTTTCCATAACGGCTTTCACGTGCTGACGGGGGAGACGGGAGCCGGCAAATCGATCGTGATCGACGCGCTCGGACTCGTAGCGGGCAATCGCGCCTCGGCCGATCTTGTCCGCTACGGAAGCGACAAAGCGGAGATCGAAGCGGCGTTCGATCTGACGCCCGGCCATCCGGCGCGAGACGTATGCGCCAAGCTCGGGATTGGCGGAGAGGAAGGCGAGCTGCTGATCATCCGCCGGGAAGTGTCGTCCACGGGCAAGAGCACTTGCCGGATCAACGGGCAATTGGTGAACCAATCGATGCTGAGGCAGGTCGGCGAATGCCTGATCAACATCCACGGTCAGCACGAGCCGCAGTCGCTCATGCAGCCGGAGACGCATCTGCACTGGCTGGACGAGTTCGCCGGGGAGCCCGTCGCCAAAGCGCTGGCGGAGACGGAAGCGTTGTTCGAGAACTACCAGAAGCTGCTGAAGGAGCGGCGGGAGCTGGAACAATCGAGTAAGCAAAGCCTTCAGATGCTCGACCTGTACCGCTTTCAGGCGGAGGAGATCGATTCGGCTTCCCTCAAGGTCGGCGAGGACGAAGCGCTAATGGAGGAAAAGCGCAAGCTGGGCAACGCGGAGAAGCTGTCCCAGAGCGTCAACGAGGCGTACGAAGCTCTGTACGCTTCCAATAAAGGGTTAACCGCGATCAACAAAGCGGCCACCCGTCTCGCGGAAGCCGCGAATTACGATCCGGCACCGCTCAAGCCGATTCTGGAGCAGGTTCAATCCGCTTATTACCAGCTAGAAGACGCGGCCTTCCAATTGCGGGATTACCGGGACCGGATCGAATTTAATCCGGATCGGCTGGCGCAGATCGAAGAACGGTTGGATTTGATCTATACGCTGCGGCGCAAATACGGAGATACCGTCCAGGACATTCTCGCGCACGGCGCCCGCATCAAACGCGAACTCGAAATGATCGAGAACAAAGATGAAGTGCTCGCCAAGCTGAACCGGGAAACCGAGGCCGCGGCGCGCAAGCTGGCGGAAGCGGCGGAACGGTTAAGCGAATTGCGCCGGGAAGCGGCGGACAAGCTGGCCAGAGCGATCGAGAAGGAACTGCAGGACCTTCATATGGAGCGCACACGGTTCGAAGTTCATCTCAGCCGGCAGAAGCATCCGGACGGCATTCTGGCGAAGGACGGCATTGAGTACGTCTGCACGAAACGCGGCTTCGATCAGGCGGAGTTCCTGATCTCCGCCAACCCGGGCGAACCGCTGAAGCCGCTCAGCCGGATCGCGTCCGGCGGCGAGATGTCGCGGATCATGCTGGCGATGAAATCGATCTTCGCCCGGCTGGACCGCATCCCCGTGCTCGTCTTCGACGAGGTCGACACGGGCATCAGCGGGCGCGCCGCGCAGGCGGTCGCCGAGAAAATGTCCACGCTGGCCCAAGACTGCCAGGTGTTCGCCATCACGCATTTGCCGCAGGTCGCCTGCATGGCGGACACGCAATACGAAATCCGCAAAAATCTTCAGGACGGCCGCACCTACACCGAAGTGGAAGAACTGGATTGGGATGGGCGCGTCCGGGAGCTGGCGCGTATGCTTGGCGGCGTAGAAGTGACGGAGACGACGTCCGAGCACGCTCAGGAGATGCTGGCGATGGCTATTCGCCGCAAATCGGCGAAATAAGCGAAATCCCGTCCTCAAGTCCCTTACACGCCATGCTTTTTCAGTAATAAAAGCATGAGGGGGGGGTTAACTTAATGTTACGCAAAACGCCATCGCGTCGAATGACCGATCGGCGCGGTGACATTAAGGGAGCGTGAATGATCCGTGAACTCCACCCGCAAAAAATGGTTAGGTCTCATGATCGTTTCATTTATTCTCATGGCGTGCGCAACCCCCTCCTTCCAGTCGTACGCGAGTCTGCCCGACGAACTGCGGCTGTTTACGGGACAGAATCGGGATTTGTCGCTGGCGATGCCCGTCCACGCGAGGGTAACGGTCGATCATCCGGAGATCGTGCAGGTCAACGGGGAGTCGAGGCATTCGTTCGATTTGAACCTGAAGAATCCCATCACCCTGAAATCCGCTTCGATCGGGCAAGCCGATATGCAATTGAAGCTGTTCGGCAAAATCCCGCTGAAGACGGTTCGCGTCAACGTTGTGCCCGATCTGAAGGTGATTCCCGGCGGCCAAACGATCGGCGTCAAGATGAAATCGGCTGGAATTCTGGTCGTCGGCCACCATCTCGTGACAACGGCCGATCATCAAAAAGTGTCCCCAGGCGAACAGGCTAAAATTCAGTTGGGGGATCTGATCGTCAAAATTAACGGGGACGACATCCGCGACGTGGCGAAAGTGGCGCCTTACGTGAATGAAGCGGGGAAAGAGGGCAAACCGCTGAAACTGACGATCACGCGCAACGGCAGCACCCGGGAAGTCGAATTAAAGCCGATGTTCGACGTAAACGACCAATCGTACAGGATCGGTCTGTATATACGCGATTCGGCAGCGGGCGTAGGCACATTAACGTTTTATGCCCCCGATCAAGGCGTATACGGCGCGCTCGGCCACGTTATCACGGATATGGATACCCAGACGCCGATCGTCGTCGGCGGCGGCGAGATTGTGCACAGCAACGTCACGTCGATCGCCAAGAGTCAGAACGGCGAGCCCGGTGAGAAGCGAGCGCATCTGCTGAACGAAGGCAAAGTGCTGGGCAACATCGAGAAAAATACGCCGTTCGGCATTTTCGGCAAGATGACGGATATGCCGGAGCACGGTTTGAACAGGGAGGCTATTCCCGTCGCATTTGCGGAGGAAGTGAAGGAAGGGCCGGCGGAGATAATGACGGTCATCGACGGCCAGAAGGTCGAGAAGTTCGCGATTGAAATCGTACATGTTACCCGCCAGGACGTTCCGGCCACCAAAGGCATGGTGATTCGAATCACCGATTCCCGGTTGATCGAGAAGACGGGCGGAATCGTGCAAGGCATGAGCGGCAGCCCGATCTTGCAGAACGGCAAGCTGGTCGGCGCCGTCACCCACGTGCTGGTGAAC is a genomic window of Paenibacillus thermoaerophilus containing:
- the ahrC gene encoding transcriptional regulator AhrC/ArgR translates to MKGKRHMKIRELVARGEIETQEELVEALAEAGIAATQATVSRDIKELQLVKVPLPDGRYKYALPADPKFNPHQKLKRALMDNFVHIDHTDNLVVLKCLPGTANAIGMLLDNSQWPEIMGTICGDDTILIICRTKKQSSQTVQNILELIQ
- the recN gene encoding DNA repair protein RecN; this encodes MLTELYIRNLAVIEEVRISFHNGFHVLTGETGAGKSIVIDALGLVAGNRASADLVRYGSDKAEIEAAFDLTPGHPARDVCAKLGIGGEEGELLIIRREVSSTGKSTCRINGQLVNQSMLRQVGECLINIHGQHEPQSLMQPETHLHWLDEFAGEPVAKALAETEALFENYQKLLKERRELEQSSKQSLQMLDLYRFQAEEIDSASLKVGEDEALMEEKRKLGNAEKLSQSVNEAYEALYASNKGLTAINKAATRLAEAANYDPAPLKPILEQVQSAYYQLEDAAFQLRDYRDRIEFNPDRLAQIEERLDLIYTLRRKYGDTVQDILAHGARIKRELEMIENKDEVLAKLNRETEAAARKLAEAAERLSELRREAADKLARAIEKELQDLHMERTRFEVHLSRQKHPDGILAKDGIEYVCTKRGFDQAEFLISANPGEPLKPLSRIASGGEMSRIMLAMKSIFARLDRIPVLVFDEVDTGISGRAAQAVAEKMSTLAQDCQVFAITHLPQVACMADTQYEIRKNLQDGRTYTEVEELDWDGRVRELARMLGGVEVTETTSEHAQEMLAMAIRRKSAK
- the spoIVB gene encoding SpoIVB peptidase; its protein translation is MACATPSFQSYASLPDELRLFTGQNRDLSLAMPVHARVTVDHPEIVQVNGESRHSFDLNLKNPITLKSASIGQADMQLKLFGKIPLKTVRVNVVPDLKVIPGGQTIGVKMKSAGILVVGHHLVTTADHQKVSPGEQAKIQLGDLIVKINGDDIRDVAKVAPYVNEAGKEGKPLKLTITRNGSTREVELKPMFDVNDQSYRIGLYIRDSAAGVGTLTFYAPDQGVYGALGHVITDMDTQTPIVVGGGEIVHSNVTSIAKSQNGEPGEKRAHLLNEGKVLGNIEKNTPFGIFGKMTDMPEHGLNREAIPVAFAEEVKEGPAEIMTVIDGQKVEKFAIEIVHVTRQDVPATKGMVIRITDSRLIEKTGGIVQGMSGSPILQNGKLVGAVTHVLVNDPTSGYGCYIEWMLRDAGIVLEPTAIQPQAS